TTAACTCGTCTTTCTGTGTCGGGTCGTCAATGCGCAACTGGGCTTGTTCATAAGAGAATGCCTCCCTCGATTTAATTACTGATTTCGTAAAGTCCACATTCACTATATTTGCGTCTGCATCAAGTTCCCAGATGACCGAAAAAGCGAATCTATCGACGTATGGTTTCAAAGAACATAAGTCGGTACCTAGCAACATTGGAAGCATATCAATACGCTTGTCAACAAGATAAACAGATGTACCCCTAGACGCACCTTCTGCGTCAAGTGCAGTGTTCGGCTTCACGAAATGAGTGACGTCTGCAATGTGAACGCCAACTTCCCAATTTCCATTTGCGAGCCTCTTCGCATGTAAGGCGTCATCAATATCGACACAGCCTGGAGGATCGATACTGCATATCAGTTTATCTCTCAAATCACGCCTTTTTGGAAGTAGAGGGTCCTTGGCAATCATAGCGGGATCATTTAAATCGGCCGGTGCCTTCCAATCATGACCTTCAGGCGGTAAGCATTCTAACACCTTCTTCGAAAATGGCCTGTATTCAACGTCatgctcaagaagaagcgCCTCGGTCTCTGCCTCTGCTGATTCGATTTCGCCCAAATCTCTAACGAAATGTCCCAGCGGGTACTTATGCTCTGCGGGCCAGGAATCAATTGATATAACAATTCTCTTATCCAACAGCTCCTTGGCACGCCTCGTCCGAATTCTGACTTTAGGTAAGCACTTGTCCATTAGGATAACGAAAACATTTTGGGTTCCACCGGTATGTGGATCAACAGAGTTAGGTGCGATCTGCCCGACAAACTGCctccaagatcttcttgggATAGCAACCACTCTCGCTGTTGGCTGCACTTTGTTCAGCTTTTGGGCTGAAATAGCGCTTTCAGCGAGCAACTTACGTTGCTTGTCGGAGATTACTGCGCCAACATCCTCGTCTGCATCGGCGTTGTCATTAACGTCAAAATGCTCGGAATCCAGTGCAATGGACGAGGGCGCTTTCCATTCCGACTTAGGAAGTAGCTCAACGACTACTTGGTCTCCATTGAATGCTCTGTTTAGATTCTTCTGCCCAACAACGAGGACCGGCTTGGAAAATGTGGATAAACTGACAGAACCCTCTAAAAAGTTATACTCGGAAATCTGAATGTTACCTTGGTACAAGACCCCATTCTTCAGGCCACCCATGACTCTTGCGGTCGAATAGTACTCAGGAAAAGTGAACTCTGCCTTTGCCTCAACATCCTTGGTATTATCCGAAGAGCTCTCAAAGTTTGGAATAGAGTCCTTGATGTCCTCAGCGTTCGGTAACATTTCAACATATTCATAAAGACTTTTGGTTAGAAAGCTATCCTGAGATGCAGCTTCTCTATTCAAGCGGTCATTTGACACAAGGATAACATGAATATTGTGCTCCTTCAGGTGTTCTGCGTACCACTGGCACGTTTTTCTTATAGCTCTATCATTTCTATCATTAATGCTTTCACTAGGCAATCTTTCCACGAATGTACTTTCGCTGAACTCGTTATGGAACACGATGAACCTTTTCTTGTCATCGCTATCTCTACAGAGCGTCCGTAGTCTCGTGTACACTGGGTACGATTTATTCCTAACTTCGTCGAGCACAATTTGGGGAACAATCACATCGTAAAAGCAATCAGGATTTTCTAATAGATCGATCGCTTGTAACACGATATTCGTATCTAGAACCACGTAATGTGGACCATTGGAAAGTGATAAAGGCTCTTCTGAAAGAACAAACTGAGGTAATTCATTCTTGGCATCGGGAACCACCACGTTGGGACAAACTTTGCAGACTCTAGACAAGCAAGGAATATCATTTCTCAGGTAGTGTTCTCGAACAATCTTGGAGGCCCCACCATTTCGAGATCTTACAAAAACCTTTTGCGTCACCGTTAGCCCCTCGGCCAAACGTTTCCTATGACCTAAATCTGCGACGGACATACTCGTTAATGAATATAGACGTAATGGAAGCTAAAACGGCTGCGATGCTGTCCATTAAAGCTCTATTTAAGCTGTCAAAGTGACAACTTTTCACTTTCTAGAGGGCGAAGATGTTCGTCGCTGATGATGTAGATTTCATTACACTCGTGACCGGGTAATAGCAATAGGTCTACTTGGTAGCGCCGTTCGAGTAGTGAGTATACGCGAAACCTACCTTTCGTAGAGAGTGAGTAATTTCGAGTTTATCACTATTTACGAATGAGTAGCCTGAAAATTCATTCGTGGTTGATGATGTTGCATATGTAACTTTACACGAGAAGTATAGAGGATTGGCATCAAGGTAAGTCTGTCAGCTCACAGGTAGGACTATCTGTAGCTTGTCGAAGAGAATCCTAGGGTGTCCGGGGAGCAGTCGGAGTTTCTGGAGACCAAGATTCTTCAAATATGCAATCATCCCAGTCTTCTTGCTCGTAGTCTGAAAGGTCCGGGAGAGAGTTAACGTAAGAAGTATCGTCAAGGTTCATATCGaaatcatcatcgtccAGAATAGCATCGGATGGCAAGCCATCATTGAAAAAaccaaaatttgaaaatcGATCCCTTAAAATCATCATGGTTCCTATGTTTTTGTGACTTAAACGTGCTAGATCTTTCCTAATAACTCTTCCAGCGATCGAAAAACACCTTTCCACATCACAGGAGGCAAACTTGGTGTAGAACAAAGACATTGCCAATTTAAAAAGCGTCGGATAAATATGGCGGTGGTCATACCACCATTTTATCGCTTCCTGTCTAGAGTTTCCTGCGATTACAGGCTCTCTGATATCGTTCCCATTCTTCAGAACTTGCATCATTGTACTCAGCTTCCGCAGCCAATCTGGTGTGCTTCGACGGATCAGGTGCGACACGTATATTAAACGACAGCAGGTTTTCATTGCTAGGAGCTTTAGGAATCTTTCTCCGCTCCTGTTCCGTAGCACAGCTAAACCTCTGTACTTTCAGGTAGTTGCGCATGAATGAGTTAACTTCGCTTATTCTAACCGTGAGCTCGTCTGCTTCCATTACTTCACGAAGCTTGTCTTGTTTTGCCGTTGGATCTAGGAGCACTGCAACGTAGAACAGAGGATTCACCTCGAGATCACATAAGTGGTCTTGGTAGCAGCTGTAGGAATCTTTGATTGCTTGGAGGACAATCCTTTTATCATCCAGGGATAAACACTCGCGGCCATTGAAATAAGAGAAATCTATGCCTGAAATATTTGGAATATGGTTACCGGCAAACGCACTCAAGCACAGTTTGTAGTAGTGACCCAGTATATAATAAAGAGGAACAGCCTGAGGGAGATTGTTAAACTCATCATTTTGGAATGCGGAGTCCAGCTCAGTGAATATATCGCAGCACTCAACGAAGTATGTCAGCATTTGAATTGTCTTTTCGTCAAATCCTATGACACTCTGGACTcgattgatgatgtgaGTATGGGATTTTGTGTCGAGTGCTTTAAACCATTCCCAATAGGCTGGATAATTTTGGAAAAAAACAGTAACTTGTCTCCAGGTATAAATCCATATGGTTTGCGATTCATATGGTATAAGTGGTAGATCATGTTCTTTCAGACTTGCATTGACCGCAGTAGAGCGCCTCATGATTTTCTCCAGCCTTGTCACTTTACTGAATGCCTCGGCAAACAAGCGGTCTTCACGCAAACTCTTGACGATTCTCCCGAAGACCAAATTTAACACATAGTTACCGCAACGGATAAAACGAACTTTGCCGAACATTTGATGTCCAGAAGGCTTTATTGTGTTCAAGTAGTCATAGACAAGACTCTTTTGGAGAGAATCACTATTTTTAGCGTTGCCCATGGTTATAGTTCCAAGCTTGTCAACAAGGTTATGTCTGAGTAAAATCTCCTTGAAAACCTTGTATATGTTTGAACCAGTGTGTCGCTTATGCCCAGGCTAGCGAATTCTAGTAGATGACAGTTGCGGGATTCGTCTCGGTTGTTAAGGAGAATTTTTGCATCATTAGCCAGTTCCAGTGATTCCATATTGAGGATATTCCGAGTAAAAGAAACCATTACCGCGAGGAATGAAATATTGCTAGGAGAAGTCCATATATCGAACTGCACATTAACCATGGTGGTGTCTTTTATGCAATGTCTCATTCAGATAGCTTTCGAAAAGGTTAATTTTGGCGGATAGTGTTGTTCTAGATTGGATGAAGGCATTGGCTGCGTACCTTCGATTTATCAACCCCCAACCTATAAGGCTTACAAAATTGAAGGGTAAAAAGCCCTCCGATATCAAAAGTAGTGTTTCTAGAACCCCAGGGTTTTCCTGGCATTCCTGCACCAGAGATTCGCTCAGTCTGAGTGACTTCGATCTCCTCGGAAGCATATCCAGAGTTTCCACTTTGCTTACTTTCggtttcttgctctttagAGCACTGGGATGGACAGCGGTAATATGCTTTGACAAGTTTCCGGTCGATTCTCCTCTTTAAAGGTTTTCCCACAGTAAGTACATTTGGCTCTTCTTTTGTTGTTCGAATGCAGGAGGGTAAAATgtatcttgaaagatgatcGCTCCATCCAACGTGAGgggcttttctttggattATTCTATACCTTCAGAGTTGTATTCGTAGTAGGTGTGACCAGTTCAGTTGGTGTCGCCAGGCATGGACGCGAAGGAATAGGGGCCATTGGGCTCGGAATTTCTGTCAACGGAATATTCTGCTGGACAACAATCCTGTTTTCATGAGCGCTAGCATTCACTGCTGATTTGTAAGTGGAGCTCTTGTAAGTTACCACCAAAGGtgtgaaattttttgaTGTTGACGCGTTTCGCCAAAGTTTATGCTTCACGCGTTTGTTTACGGTTTTTGACCCTGTGAGATGTCCAGGTTTAGCGAGATTGGTCTGAAAATATACTATAGACAGTATTCTGTAGCTGAAATTACCTTCCATCGTTTGAATTACAGTGAGCCTGGCATAATTCCTTTAAAGGTTCAAGCGGCCTAGACATGAATGGATTCATTAGTGTTGCAGATTGTTGATAAATGGAAATCGTAAATAGATAGTCGATGAGGTCAATATGCCTTAAAAATGAGTACTCAAGAGATAAAAAGGTATTACTTGTTACATCTCATTAGCTCTGATATTTCAAGTCCTAGTTTAGATCGACAAATATTGGTCATTAGTGCTGTATATCCCCGAGGAGCTGAGTGTTCAGATACTCTTTAGAGTCACTTTTTGCTGCCATATTATCTTATTTTTTGCCTCAACAGAAAGACTCAATTTGGTTTTGTTCGCGCCATGTTAACAATTTGTGACGTTTTGTTATGCACCTTAATATTTTCTGATGCAATAAGATATTTAGCCGTTTATCTCAGAAAGGAATTCCCGTGGCCTAAAAACTTTCAAGATGCTCTTTGTAATTCATTGATCACTGCGGGTGAAGCCTTCCGCCAGGAGTATGAAGGGTATTCCCGATGGAAGCTTCGCAAGAACTTTCTCTAATATTTTGGTTGTTTCTAGCGCCGGATCTCCGAATTTGACAACAGACAAAGTTGCGTGCAAACCACGAACCGCGACTCATATTAGCGACATCGAATCAGCAGCGATAAAATGATTAATAGTAAATGAATTTTGATTCTGAAGACAGAGTTCGCTTAAAGATAAAAAATCGCAAAGGGCAGATCTTTGAGAA
The nucleotide sequence above comes from Torulaspora globosa chromosome 6, complete sequence. Encoded proteins:
- the DIS3 gene encoding exosome catalytic subunit DIS3 (ancestral locus Anc_1.367); the encoded protein is MSVADLGHRKRLAEGLTVTQKVFVRSRNGGASKIVREHYLRNDIPCLSRVCKVCPNVVVPDAKNELPQFVLSEEPLSLSNGPHYVVLDTNIVLQAIDLLENPDCFYDVIVPQIVLDEVRNKSYPVYTRLRTLCRDSDDKKRFIVFHNEFSESTFVERLPSESINDRNDRAIRKTCQWYAEHLKEHNIHVILVSNDRLNREAASQDSFLTKSLYEYVEMLPNAEDIKDSIPNFESSSDNTKDVEAKAEFTFPEYYSTARVMGGLKNGVLYQGNIQISEYNFLEGSVSLSTFSKPVLVVGQKNLNRAFNGDQVVVELLPKSEWKAPSSIALDSEHFDVNDNADADEDVGAVISDKQRKLLAESAISAQKLNKVQPTARVVAIPRRSWRQFVGQIAPNSVDPHTGGTQNVFVILMDKCLPKVRIRTRRAKELLDKRIVISIDSWPAEHKYPLGHFVRDLGEIESAEAETEALLLEHDVEYRPFSKKVLECLPPEGHDWKAPADLNDPAMIAKDPLLPKRRDLRDKLICSIDPPGCVDIDDALHAKRLANGNWEVGVHIADVTHFVKPNTALDAEGASRGTSVYLVDKRIDMLPMLLGTDLCSLKPYVDRFAFSVIWELDADANIVNVDFTKSVIKSREAFSYEQAQLRIDDPTQKDELTEGMRALLHLSIKLKQKRLDAGALNLASPEVKVHMDSETSDPNEVEIKKLLATNSLVEEFMLLANISVARKIYEAFPQTAMLRRHAAPPATNFEILNEMLQTRKGLSISIESSKALADSLDRCIDPNDPYFNTLVRIMSTRCMMAAQYFYSGAYSYADFRHYGLAVDIYTHFTSPIRRFCDVVAHRQLAAAIGYEPLDLMHRDKNKMEMICRNINKRHRNAQFAGRASIEYYVGQVMRNNETVETGYVIKVLNNGIVVLVPRFGVEGLIRLENLTTDPNSAEFDEVNFKLSFKQNETEKQKEIYVFDKVEVQLRSVLDPVTSKRKAELLLK